One genomic window of Fibrobacter sp. UWH6 includes the following:
- the hpf gene encoding ribosome hibernation-promoting factor, HPF/YfiA family, whose translation MDIQFSARHFNASAGLQDRIQEEMDKLARFYPNITSASVVLDHEVENRRHCEITVNIVGSQVVASADEENMGKAVDVTLERVKVQLKKANDKQNDHRAQPMSDVV comes from the coding sequence ATGGATATTCAGTTTTCTGCTCGCCACTTTAACGCATCTGCAGGTCTCCAGGATCGTATTCAGGAAGAAATGGACAAGTTAGCTCGCTTCTACCCGAATATCACAAGCGCCTCCGTCGTCCTTGATCACGAAGTTGAAAATCGCCGTCATTGCGAAATCACCGTGAACATTGTTGGCTCCCAGGTTGTAGCCTCTGCCGACGAAGAAAATATGGGCAAGGCCGTGGATGTAACCCTCGAACGTGTCAAGGTCCAGCTGAAGAAGGCGAACGACAAGCAGAATGACCATCGTGCTCAGCCTATGTCTGACGTCGTCTAA